The genomic stretch AGCCCGTCGTACAGACCGACTCGGGGACCCAGAGGCAGCGCCTCTGCCACCGCTTCCTCGTCGTGCAGCATCGTGTAGACCCGGAGCCGCAGTCGCCCCTCCCCAAAGAGGCGATGGAGGAGACGAAGGGTGGCGGCGCTGACGGCGGCATCGTGCAGGCTCGTGATGCCCACCCGGTGGCAGGCCGCCGCCCCCTCGAGGATGGCGGCGGTCCGCTCCTCCTCGCTCCAGTCGGGCAGTTGCGGCCTGAGCAGCTCCCGGGCCCGGTCGACCAGGATGCCCGTCGGGTGACCGCGGGCGTCCCGGAGGATGGCGCCCCCGGGCGGATCGGGGGTGGCGGTCGTGATGCCGGCCGCCTCGAGCAGCCGGGAGTTCACCCAGACGGCGTGGGCGTCCACCCGCTCCAGATACACCGGATGGGCCGGAGCCACGGCGTCCAGATCCTGGCGGCTCGGGAAGACGTCCTCCCCCCACGCGGTCTGATCCCACCCGAATCCGCGGATGACGCGCCCCGGGGGGAGTTCCGGGGCCCGAGCAGCCACCAGCCGGAGGACGTCCCCCTTCCCAGCGCACCCGCGCAGGTCGAGCTGGAGGCTCTGGAGACCGATCCGCAGGAGGTGGGCGTGCGCGTCGGTGAAGGCGGGAAGGACGGTGCGCCCCTTCAGGTTGAGGGCCGGGGTGGACCGGAGGCGTCGCGGGACCTGCCCCCGGCCGACCGCCAGGATGCGGTTTCCCCGGAGGGCGATCCAGGTCCCGTCCGCCCTCGCGCCCGCGAGGCTCCGGACGCGCCCCCGGTAAAGCAGCAGGCTCGCCCCGTCCCCCGCCATGGTGCCTCCTCGCGGCCGGAGTGTAGCACGAGAGGGCCCTGGCCGCGCTCTTGACCCCGCCGCTGCCCCCTGCTACTAAGGGAGCAGATCCTTCACCGGAGAGTGGCCATGCCCGAGGAGCCGGCTGGAACCTTTGAAGTCGTTTGCCCGTGCTGCGGGGCCCGCCTCACGGTGGATCCGGAGGTGCGGGCGGTCCTGTCCCACGAGCAGCCCGCGAAGGAAAAGCCCGTCGCCGATTTGAAGAAGGCGGTGGAGGCGCTCAAGGGAGAGGCGGGCCGGCGCCAGGCGCAGTTCGCCCAGTCCATGCAGGCCGAGAAGGACAAGGGGAAGGTCCTGGACCGCAAGTTCCAGGAGGCCCTGAAGAAGGCGAAGGACGAGCCTCCCACTCCGCCCCCCGCGCGGGACATCGACCTCGACTGAGTGCCCCTGACCCCATCCATCGGTGCCTTGACAACCGCGCGGGACCGGACGTAGCATCAGGCGCTTCTCCCCCCGCCATCCCCCGGACCGTCCATGCCCGTTCGTGCGCTCGACGAAAGAAAAGCCGTGCGCCGGGAGCTCGCCGTCGGCGCCTTTCTCGTCGCCTTCGGCGGGGCGGTCCTCGCGCTGGCGTGGACGATTGAGCCGGGCGTCCAGACCGATCCGCTCGGCCCCCGGGCCTTCCCGGCCGCGCTCGGGGCGGGGATCGCCCTCTGCGGGGTGCTCCTCGCCGGGACCGCGCTCCTCGGGACCGGTGAGGAGGGACGGACGGGACCGATCCTCGAGCCCGGCCCGGAGGGGGAGACGGAGGCGGGGCCGATTTCTCCTGCCCGTCTCTTCGGGGCCATCGCGGCGACCGCCGCCTACGTTGCCCTGTTCGCCCCGCTCGGGTTTCTCCTTGCCACCCCCCCCTACGTGGCCGCGATCATCCTGATCCACGGGGGCGCCGCGCGGCGGGCGCTGTTCATCGCTCCGCCCCTCGTGACCGGTCTGCTCTACGGGGCATTCCGCTTCGGCCTCCTCATCCCGGTGCCCGAGGGCATCCTGGACGGGAGGCTGCCGTGGTGAGCGCCCGGCCATGAGCGTCCTCGAGCACCTGGGGGTCGGGTTCGCCGCCGCGCTGACCGGCCCCCGGATCCTGATCATGATCGCAGGGGTCGCCTGGGGGGTCATCGGCGGGGCGATCCCGGGCATCAGCGGCGCGGTCGCCATGGCGCTGGCGCTGCCCTTCACCTTCGCCCTCGACGCGGAGACGGCGCTGGTCATGCTGGCCGGCGTCTGGGCCGGCGCGAACTACGGGGGCTCGATCCCGGCTATCCTCATGCGCATGCCCGGCACGCCCGGGGCGGCAGCCTGTCTCCTCGACGGCTACGAACTCACCCGGCAGGGGCGCGCGGCCAAGGCGCTCGGCGTTTCCCTCATCTGCGGGACCATCGGCGGCCTCATCAGCATCCTGGTCCTGATCGCGCTGGTTGTGCCGCTGGGCGACGTCGTCCTCCTCTTCGGCTCGCCGGAGGTCTGCGCGCTGGCCGTCTTCGGCCTGACCCTCATCGCGGGGCTCTCCGGCCCGAGCGTCCTCAAGGGCCTCGCCTCCGGCTGCTTCGGGCTTCTCCTCACGGTCATCGGCATCGACACCCTCACCGGGTCGCTGCGCTTCACGTTCGGCCGGGCCGAGCTGGTGGCCGGCGTGGACATCATCTCGGTCATGATCGGCCTCTTCGCCGTCTC from Candidatus Methylomirabilis sp. encodes the following:
- a CDS encoding amidohydrolase; the protein is MAGDGASLLLYRGRVRSLAGARADGTWIALRGNRILAVGRGQVPRRLRSTPALNLKGRTVLPAFTDAHAHLLRIGLQSLQLDLRGCAGKGDVLRLVAARAPELPPGRVIRGFGWDQTAWGEDVFPSRQDLDAVAPAHPVYLERVDAHAVWVNSRLLEAAGITTATPDPPGGAILRDARGHPTGILVDRARELLRPQLPDWSEEERTAAILEGAAACHRVGITSLHDAAVSAATLRLLHRLFGEGRLRLRVYTMLHDEEAVAEALPLGPRVGLYDGLLTIRAVKLFVDGALGSRGAALLEPYQDAPGERGLLLMDEEAIAQEAGRALTFGFQVSAHAIGDRANRETLRAYRRLREPFPEISAARLRVEHAQVVHPADRGAFGDLGLIASIQPIHATTDMRWAAARLGPERLAGAYAWRSLQKAGAVLAGGSDAPIEALSPLAGVYAAVTRQDAAGNPPDGFRPEEGLTVRGAVDLFTRGAAYAAFEEQERGTLRPGALADLVVLSADPFLAAPKELLEITVDHTILDGTVVYAREGAD
- a CDS encoding tripartite tricarboxylate transporter TctB family protein: MPVRALDERKAVRRELAVGAFLVAFGGAVLALAWTIEPGVQTDPLGPRAFPAALGAGIALCGVLLAGTALLGTGEEGRTGPILEPGPEGETEAGPISPARLFGAIAATAAYVALFAPLGFLLATPPYVAAIILIHGGAARRALFIAPPLVTGLLYGAFRFGLLIPVPEGILDGRLPW